One window from the genome of Paracoccus zhejiangensis encodes:
- a CDS encoding oligopeptide/dipeptide ABC transporter ATP-binding protein, with protein sequence MALLEIRDLNVRFATNDGEVKAVNGINLDVEPGDSLGIVGESGSGKSQLSFALMGLLAKNGRASGSVKFDGQEILNAAPKVLNKIRAEKIAMIFQDPMTSLNPYMRVADQMAEVLTLHKGMSKRDAVAESVRMLDAVKIPDAQGRIRLYPHEFSGGMRQRVMIAMALLCRPQLLIADEPTTALDVTVQAQIMQLLAELQREFGMAMILITHDLGVIAGSAERVAVMYGGRIRESAPVGPIFAEPTHPYTQGLLAAIPRVDQEGDELSAIPGSPPNMNHPPAGCAFEPRCPYRLARCAGEDPVLDLFAADRARACFATVADVRARRETVILSADEPAAAEAVEEAPEGDLPVEIIAGAGMAGTDSEVKQ encoded by the coding sequence ATGGCACTGTTGGAAATCAGGGATCTGAACGTCCGCTTCGCAACCAACGATGGCGAGGTGAAGGCGGTCAATGGCATCAACCTGGATGTCGAGCCGGGCGACAGTCTGGGCATCGTCGGCGAATCGGGCAGCGGCAAGTCGCAACTGTCCTTCGCCCTCATGGGCCTGCTGGCCAAGAACGGCCGCGCCTCGGGCAGCGTCAAGTTCGACGGGCAGGAAATTCTGAACGCCGCGCCCAAGGTGCTGAACAAGATCCGGGCCGAGAAGATCGCGATGATCTTTCAGGACCCGATGACCTCGCTGAACCCCTACATGCGCGTGGCCGACCAGATGGCCGAGGTGCTCACGCTGCACAAGGGCATGTCGAAACGCGACGCCGTGGCCGAATCCGTGCGGATGCTGGACGCGGTGAAGATCCCCGACGCGCAGGGCCGGATACGGCTTTACCCGCACGAGTTTTCGGGCGGGATGCGGCAGCGGGTGATGATCGCCATGGCGCTGCTGTGCCGCCCGCAACTCTTGATCGCGGACGAGCCGACCACCGCGCTCGACGTGACGGTGCAGGCGCAGATCATGCAGCTTCTGGCCGAATTGCAGCGCGAGTTCGGCATGGCGATGATCCTCATCACCCATGATCTCGGCGTCATCGCCGGATCGGCCGAGCGGGTAGCGGTCATGTATGGCGGGCGCATCCGCGAATCCGCGCCGGTCGGGCCGATCTTTGCCGAGCCGACCCACCCCTATACGCAAGGGCTTCTGGCCGCGATCCCGCGCGTCGATCAGGAGGGAGATGAGCTCTCGGCCATTCCCGGCTCGCCGCCGAACATGAACCATCCGCCCGCTGGCTGCGCGTTCGAGCCGCGCTGCCCCTATCGGCTGGCGCGCTGTGCGGGCGAGGACCCGGTGCTGGACCTCTTCGCAGCCGACCGGGCGCGGGCCTGCTTCGCCACGGTCGCCGATGTCCGCGCCCGGCGCGAGACCGTCATCCTCTCGGCCGATGAACCCGCCGCCGCCGAGGCGGTGGAAGAGGCACCCGAGGGCGATCTGCCCGTGGAAATCATCGCCGGCGCTGGCATGGCCGGAACCGACAGCGAGGTGAAGCAATGA
- a CDS encoding oligopeptide/dipeptide ABC transporter ATP-binding protein, with product MTKPLLDVKDLRVTFHIRRDGDMPWALPRQLRAVGGVDFALKPGETLGIVGESGSGKSTLARALIGLAPATGRAEWIDGADLIGMTPRQMLKYRADIQMVFQDPLASLNPRMTVGQIIAEPLTTHHPGLKRDEVKTRVKEMMEKVGLLPNQINRYPHEFSGGQCQRIGIARALIVEPKLIICDEPVSALDVSIQAQVINLLIKLQKELGLALIFIAHDLAVVKHISDRVLVMYLGKVMEIASSDDLYANPQHPYTQALLSAVPIPDPVLEAEKSVVPLVGDLPSPMNPPSGCVFRTRCPRAQSACAEQVPALMGEGHQVACHFPGPLTEAEIAAVAAREARPVPA from the coding sequence ATGACCAAGCCACTTCTCGATGTGAAAGACCTGCGGGTCACCTTCCACATTCGCCGCGACGGCGACATGCCTTGGGCCCTGCCGCGCCAGTTGCGGGCGGTGGGCGGCGTCGATTTCGCGCTGAAACCGGGCGAGACGCTGGGGATCGTGGGCGAATCCGGGTCGGGCAAATCGACCCTCGCCCGCGCGCTGATCGGCCTTGCCCCGGCCACCGGTCGGGCCGAATGGATCGACGGGGCCGATCTGATCGGCATGACCCCGCGCCAGATGCTGAAATACCGCGCCGATATCCAGATGGTGTTCCAGGACCCGCTGGCCAGCCTGAACCCGCGGATGACCGTGGGCCAGATCATCGCCGAACCGCTGACCACTCATCATCCGGGCCTGAAGCGCGACGAGGTGAAGACCCGCGTCAAGGAGATGATGGAAAAGGTCGGTCTGCTGCCGAACCAGATCAACCGCTATCCGCACGAGTTTTCGGGCGGCCAGTGCCAGCGCATCGGCATCGCCCGCGCGCTGATCGTCGAGCCGAAGCTGATCATCTGCGACGAGCCGGTTTCGGCGCTGGATGTCTCGATCCAGGCGCAGGTCATCAACCTGCTGATCAAGCTGCAGAAGGAACTGGGGCTGGCGCTGATCTTCATCGCCCATGACCTTGCGGTGGTGAAACATATCAGCGACCGGGTGCTGGTCATGTATCTGGGCAAGGTGATGGAGATCGCGTCCTCCGACGATCTCTATGCCAATCCGCAGCACCCCTATACGCAGGCGCTTCTGTCGGCGGTGCCGATCCCCGATCCGGTGCTCGAGGCCGAGAAATCGGTGGTGCCGCTGGTGGGCGACCTGCCCTCGCCGATGAATCCGCCGTCGGGCTGCGTCTTCCGCACCCGCTGCCCGCGCGCCCAATCGGCCTGTGCCGAGCAGGTGCCGGCGCTGATGGGCGAGGGTCATCAGGTGGCCTGCCACTTCCCCGGGCCGCTGACCGAGGCCGAGATCGCCGCCGTGGCAGCGCGCGAGGCCCGGCCCGTGCCGGCCTGA
- a CDS encoding ABC transporter ATP-binding protein: MPPNFDQRQPVSYAARWAALKNVPAFIRMVWRASPGLTTIMIALRLVRAIMPVTMLWIGKLIIDEVVRLIGLDNSPGSLTDWWQSGLAGYLSLLVIAELGLALGSDLLGRGVNYTNALLQERLVISLSIRVMDHAADLDLEDFEDATFQDKLDRARRITVGNIPLLTQMMALLQDLVTVASFAAGLVIFNPWLVVLLLIALIPAFLGETHFNALTYAMNYRRTAERREMDYLRMVGASAESAKEVKIFALNGFLRDRFADLSQRFYAENRGILRRQLLWMALLTGFGTLSYYGAYLWIIGATLSGVLSIGDLTFLSGSFLRLRGLLEGVLSGFSGMASQALRLDDLFDYFNELPEIASPADPLPVPDPIRQGFTFENVGFRYPNAERWAVRNLSFTLRAGETLALVGENGAGKTTLVKLLARLYDPDEGRILLDGRDLRDYDLDQLRAAMGVIFQDFVRYAMSAADNIAVGRIEARGDLPRIEAAAQQSGADQVISKLPAGYEQMVGKQFARGVDLSGGEWQKLAIARAYMRHAQVLILDEPTAALDARSEFEVFQHFKELSTGKTAVLISHRFSSVRMADRILVLADGRVEAEGTHAELLAAPGRYRDLFELQAAGYR, from the coding sequence ATGCCGCCCAACTTCGACCAGCGCCAGCCCGTCAGCTATGCCGCAAGATGGGCGGCGCTGAAGAACGTCCCCGCCTTCATCCGCATGGTCTGGCGGGCCAGCCCCGGCCTGACCACGATCATGATCGCGCTGCGGTTGGTGCGGGCGATCATGCCGGTCACGATGCTGTGGATCGGCAAGCTCATCATCGACGAGGTGGTGCGGCTGATCGGGCTGGACAATTCGCCGGGCAGCCTGACCGACTGGTGGCAGTCCGGGCTGGCCGGCTATCTGTCGCTCCTGGTCATCGCCGAACTGGGGCTCGCTTTGGGCTCGGACCTTCTGGGGCGCGGGGTGAACTATACCAACGCGCTGTTGCAGGAACGGTTGGTCATCTCGCTGTCGATCCGGGTGATGGACCATGCCGCCGATCTGGACCTCGAGGATTTCGAGGATGCCACTTTTCAGGACAAGCTCGACCGGGCGCGGCGGATCACCGTCGGGAACATCCCGCTGCTGACGCAGATGATGGCGCTGTTGCAGGACCTGGTGACGGTGGCCAGCTTTGCCGCCGGTCTGGTGATCTTCAACCCGTGGCTGGTGGTGCTGCTTCTGATCGCGCTGATCCCCGCCTTTCTGGGCGAGACGCATTTCAACGCGCTGACCTATGCGATGAACTATCGTCGCACCGCCGAGCGGCGCGAGATGGATTACCTGCGCATGGTCGGCGCCAGCGCGGAATCGGCCAAGGAAGTGAAGATCTTCGCGCTGAACGGCTTCCTGCGCGACCGCTTCGCCGACCTGTCGCAGCGCTTCTATGCCGAGAATCGCGGCATCCTGCGCCGGCAACTCCTCTGGATGGCGCTGCTGACCGGCTTCGGCACGCTGTCCTATTACGGCGCTTACCTGTGGATCATCGGCGCGACCCTCAGCGGCGTGCTGTCCATCGGCGATCTGACCTTCCTCTCGGGCAGCTTCCTGCGCCTGCGCGGTTTGCTGGAGGGCGTGCTGTCGGGCTTTTCGGGCATGGCGTCACAGGCGCTGCGGCTGGACGATCTCTTCGACTATTTCAACGAGCTGCCCGAGATCGCCTCGCCCGCTGATCCCCTGCCCGTCCCCGATCCGATCCGTCAGGGTTTCACCTTCGAGAATGTCGGCTTCCGTTATCCCAATGCCGAGCGGTGGGCGGTCAGGAACCTCAGCTTCACCCTGCGCGCGGGCGAGACGCTGGCGCTTGTGGGCGAGAACGGTGCGGGCAAGACCACGCTGGTGAAGCTGCTGGCCCGACTCTACGACCCCGACGAGGGGCGCATCCTGCTAGATGGGCGCGATCTCAGGGATTATGACCTCGACCAGCTGCGCGCGGCCATGGGGGTGATCTTCCAGGATTTCGTCCGCTACGCGATGAGCGCGGCGGACAATATCGCCGTCGGCCGCATCGAGGCGCGCGGGGATCTGCCGCGGATCGAGGCAGCGGCGCAGCAATCGGGCGCAGATCAGGTGATTTCGAAACTGCCCGCCGGCTATGAGCAGATGGTCGGCAAGCAATTTGCCCGCGGCGTCGACCTGTCGGGGGGCGAATGGCAGAAACTGGCCATTGCGCGGGCCTACATGCGCCATGCGCAGGTGCTGATCCTCGACGAGCCGACGGCGGCGCTGGATGCGCGCTCGGAATTCGAGGTGTTCCAGCATTTCAAGGAGTTGTCGACAGGCAAGACCGCTGTCCTGATCTCGCACCGCTTCAGCAGCGTGCGCATGGCCGACCGCATCCTGGTGCTGGCCGATGGCAGGGTCGAGGCCGAGGGTACCCATGCGGAGCTGCTGGCGGCGCCGGGTCGATACCGCGACCTGTTTGAGCTGCAGGCGGCGGGCTATCGCTGA